In a genomic window of Thermosynechococcus sp. CL-1:
- a CDS encoding alpha/beta fold hydrolase, which translates to MIEGPWIHKFIVSNGIRLHYVTQGEGELVLLLHGFPEFWYSWRHQIPVLAEKHKVVALDLRGYNLSDKPQDTASYVLDELILDIVGVIDGLGYPRCHLVGHDWGGMVAWGVAYAVPQRIQTLSVLACPHPAKFQQLSFEQWLRSSYMLLFQLPWLPEILLEWGGYGAIAQIFRWAAVNQQAIRPADLALYQDAAAHRGALSGMLNYYRAGLQSLWSREWGMLDVPTLMLWGRQDPTLGMELTYGTEAYVKELKIQYLDYCGHFVQQEQPDLVNEYLLEWLETVSAALN; encoded by the coding sequence ATGATTGAAGGCCCGTGGATCCATAAGTTTATTGTCTCCAATGGTATCCGTCTCCACTATGTCACCCAAGGAGAAGGGGAGTTGGTGCTGCTGCTCCACGGCTTTCCCGAGTTTTGGTACTCTTGGCGACACCAAATTCCTGTCTTGGCGGAAAAGCACAAAGTCGTTGCCCTAGATTTGCGCGGCTATAATCTCAGCGATAAACCCCAAGATACCGCTAGCTATGTTCTTGACGAGTTAATTCTCGACATTGTCGGTGTCATTGACGGCCTTGGCTATCCTCGCTGTCATTTGGTGGGACATGATTGGGGAGGGATGGTGGCTTGGGGCGTGGCCTATGCGGTGCCGCAGCGGATTCAAACCCTGAGTGTGCTAGCCTGTCCCCATCCTGCTAAGTTTCAACAGTTGAGTTTCGAGCAATGGTTGCGCAGTAGCTATATGCTGCTGTTTCAACTGCCGTGGCTACCAGAGATCCTCTTGGAGTGGGGGGGCTATGGAGCGATCGCCCAAATTTTTCGCTGGGCCGCAGTGAACCAGCAGGCCATTCGACCCGCAGACTTGGCACTTTATCAAGATGCCGCCGCCCACCGCGGTGCCCTCTCGGGAATGCTTAACTACTACCGTGCGGGGTTGCAAAGTCTGTGGAGTCGGGAGTGGGGCATGCTAGACGTACCAACCTTGATGCTCTGGGGGCGCCAAGACCCCACCTTGGGTATGGAACTCACCTACGGCACCGAAGCCTACGTTAAGGAACTGAAAATTCAATACTTGGACTACTGTGGTCACTTTGTGCAGCAGGAGCAACCCGACTTAGTGAATGAGTATCTACTGGAGTGGTTAGAAACCGTTTCTGCTGCCCTAAATTAG